In Chloroflexota bacterium, the following proteins share a genomic window:
- a CDS encoding winged helix-turn-helix transcriptional regulator, which produces MGGWAFITNHGVVLSYLSRHPRSTARTVAQAIGITERTTHRIIADLAREGYISRRREGRCNIYRVNPRLPLRPTHGEAVVGDLLIALGWRPRARKLTKNPLRD; this is translated from the coding sequence ATGGGGGGATGGGCTTTTATCACCAATCATGGCGTAGTCCTGAGCTACCTTTCAAGGCATCCCCGCAGCACCGCGCGGACGGTGGCCCAGGCCATCGGCATCACCGAGAGGACCACTCACAGGATAATCGCCGACCTGGCCCGGGAGGGCTATATCAGCCGGCGGCGGGAGGGGAGATGCAATATCTACCGGGTGAACCCTCGCCTCCCCCTGCGCCCCACCCATGGTGAGGCGGTGGTGGGGGACCTGCTTATAGCTCTGGGCTGGAGGCCGCGGGCGAGGAAATTGACAAAAAACCCCCTTAGGGATTAA
- the pyrF gene encoding orotidine-5'-phosphate decarboxylase, with product MRFREKLEKAQEKNRSLLCIGLDPQPELMPVKDVAGFGRAIIEATSDLVSAYKPNLAFYEALGLEGLRALEKTLSFIPPSIPVIGDAKRGDVGHSALAYARALFEVWGFDAATVNPYLGYDSLEPFLEYKERGVFLLARTSNPGAGDFQELSFQGVPLYQQVALKAREWNRYGNIGLVAGATFPEGLRKLRQLCPDMLLLIPGIGAQGGHLGRAVACGLDGGGKGAIFAASREVLYTSRGEDFALRARDKAEGIRDEIERGRQATEGPEKGQATP from the coding sequence ATGAGGTTCCGGGAGAAGCTGGAAAAGGCGCAGGAGAAGAACCGTAGTCTCCTCTGTATTGGCCTGGACCCCCAGCCGGAGCTGATGCCGGTAAAGGATGTGGCCGGCTTTGGCCGGGCCATCATTGAGGCCACCAGTGACCTGGTCTCGGCCTATAAGCCCAACCTGGCCTTCTACGAGGCACTGGGCCTGGAGGGGTTAAGGGCCTTGGAGAAGACCCTGAGCTTTATCCCCCCTTCCATCCCCGTTATTGGGGATGCCAAGAGGGGTGATGTGGGGCATTCGGCCCTGGCGTACGCCCGGGCCCTCTTTGAGGTCTGGGGCTTTGATGCCGCCACCGTGAATCCCTATTTGGGCTATGATTCACTGGAGCCCTTCCTGGAATACAAAGAGAGGGGGGTCTTCCTCCTGGCCCGCACCTCTAACCCTGGGGCGGGGGACTTCCAGGAACTGAGTTTCCAAGGGGTGCCCCTATATCAGCAGGTAGCCCTGAAGGCCCGGGAGTGGAACCGCTACGGGAATATCGGGCTGGTAGCCGGGGCCACCTTTCCTGAGGGGCTCCGCAAACTGCGCCAGCTCTGCCCTGATATGCTCCTCCTCATCCCGGGGATAGGGGCCCAGGGGGGCCACCTGGGCCGGGCCGTAGCCTGTGGCCTGGATGGCGGGGGAAAAGGGGCCATCTTCGCCGCCTCCCGGGAGGTCCTCTATACCTCTCGAGGGGAGGACTTTGCCCTGCGGGCCAGAGACAAGGCCGAGGGGATAAGGGATGAGATTGAAAGGGGGAGACAGGCAACGGAGGGGCCGGAAAAGGGGCAGGCCACCCCTTAG
- a CDS encoding MiaB/RimO family radical SAM methylthiotransferase, with product MMNYYIWTMGCQMNKADSATLAGYLEGWGWGQAEAPETADLVVVNTCVVRQSAEARALARIESLQALKKDRPHALLAITGCLVDPGKDLRELLPGVDLAFGPQAFDDFLGFARARGLGGDGAFAPVADGPAAYISVIKGCESLCTYCIVPHRRGREKSRPIEEVRLEAERLVAKGVKEITLLGQNIQAYGRDLPSSPDLADLLRELHPIPGLQRLRFLTSHPGKVTPGFIEKLARLEKFCPAFSIPVQAGGDRILEAMGRGYASQDYRRVVGFIRQAFPQAAISTDVIVGFPGETEEEFENTVSLLEELRLDTVHVAAYSPRPGTWASRHLQDSVPSREKKRRKDGIEKLQEATALEKARLLVGQSLEVLVERRSKGRWEGRSREGRLVFFEGPDNLEGQMATVKVEQATPWWQLGSLEGVG from the coding sequence ATGATGAACTATTACATCTGGACTATGGGCTGTCAGATGAACAAGGCGGACTCCGCCACCCTCGCCGGCTACCTTGAGGGCTGGGGCTGGGGGCAGGCAGAGGCCCCGGAGACCGCCGACCTGGTGGTGGTCAACACCTGTGTGGTCCGCCAGAGCGCCGAGGCCCGGGCCCTGGCCAGGATTGAGTCCCTCCAGGCCCTCAAGAAAGACCGTCCCCATGCCCTCCTGGCCATTACCGGCTGTCTGGTGGACCCCGGAAAAGACCTGAGGGAGTTGCTCCCGGGGGTGGATTTAGCCTTCGGCCCTCAGGCCTTTGATGATTTCCTCGGCTTCGCCCGGGCAAGGGGGCTGGGGGGGGATGGGGCCTTCGCCCCTGTGGCGGATGGCCCCGCCGCCTACATCTCGGTGATAAAGGGGTGTGAAAGCCTCTGCACCTACTGTATCGTCCCCCACCGCCGGGGCCGGGAAAAGAGCCGGCCTATAGAGGAGGTCCGCCTGGAGGCGGAAAGACTGGTAGCGAAAGGGGTAAAGGAGATTACCCTGCTGGGGCAGAATATCCAGGCCTATGGCAGGGACCTGCCCAGTAGCCCCGACCTGGCCGACCTCCTCCGGGAGCTCCACCCCATCCCCGGGCTCCAGCGCCTGCGCTTTCTTACCTCCCACCCCGGGAAGGTGACGCCCGGGTTCATCGAGAAGCTGGCCCGACTGGAGAAGTTCTGCCCCGCCTTCAGCATCCCGGTCCAGGCCGGGGGTGACCGCATCCTGGAGGCCATGGGCAGGGGATATGCGTCCCAGGACTACCGGCGCGTGGTGGGCTTTATCCGGCAGGCCTTCCCCCAGGCCGCCATCAGCACCGATGTCATTGTGGGCTTCCCCGGGGAAACGGAAGAAGAGTTTGAGAACACGGTGTCCCTTCTTGAGGAGCTCCGCCTGGACACTGTCCACGTGGCCGCCTACTCCCCCCGCCCCGGCACATGGGCCTCCCGACACCTCCAGGACAGCGTGCCCTCCCGGGAGAAGAAGAGGCGGAAGGACGGGATAGAGAAGCTCCAGGAGGCCACCGCCCTGGAGAAGGCCCGCCTGCTGGTGGGGCAGTCCCTGGAGGTCCTGGTGGAAAGGAGAAGCAAGGGGAGATGGGAGGGGAGGAGCCGTGAAGGGAGGCTGGTCTTCTTTGAGGGCCCCGACAATCTGGAGGGGCAGATGGCAACGGTAAAGGTGGAGCAGGCCACCCCCTGGTGGCAACTGGGCTCCCTGGAAGGAGTAGGATGA
- the nadA gene encoding quinolinate synthase NadA yields MKVVTPQAEIARLQEQVLALKRKLGAVIVAHNYQRPEVQDVADFVGDSLELAKKCAEIEPNLIVFCGVHFMAENAAILNPGRPVLLAEISAGCPMADMCDVPDLKEWRARYPGAAVVCYVNTTAAVKAESDVCCTSANAVKVVESLPNEEVLFIPDENLAGWVARNTRKKIIAYPGFCVTHRRVTAEQVRQAKALHPEAVVLVHPECTAEVQALADAILSTSQMVRYCGQSPASTFLIGTEEGLLYRLKKENPGKTFYVLSPGLLCPNMKRTRLDAVLRTMELKRNVITIPEGIRLRAKSALDRMLQVV; encoded by the coding sequence ATGAAAGTCGTCACTCCCCAGGCCGAAATAGCCCGTCTCCAGGAACAGGTCCTGGCCCTGAAGAGAAAGCTGGGGGCGGTCATCGTGGCCCACAACTACCAGCGCCCCGAGGTCCAGGATGTGGCCGACTTTGTCGGCGACTCCCTGGAGCTGGCCAAGAAGTGCGCCGAGATAGAGCCTAATCTCATCGTCTTCTGCGGGGTCCATTTCATGGCGGAAAACGCCGCCATTCTTAACCCCGGCCGGCCGGTGCTCCTGGCAGAGATTAGCGCCGGCTGCCCTATGGCAGACATGTGTGATGTCCCGGACCTGAAGGAATGGCGGGCCCGCTACCCCGGGGCCGCCGTTGTCTGCTATGTCAACACCACCGCCGCCGTCAAGGCAGAGAGCGATGTCTGCTGCACCTCGGCCAATGCGGTGAAGGTGGTGGAGTCCCTCCCCAACGAGGAGGTCCTCTTCATACCGGACGAGAACCTGGCAGGCTGGGTGGCCAGAAACACAAGAAAGAAGATAATCGCCTACCCCGGTTTCTGTGTCACCCACCGCCGGGTCACCGCCGAGCAGGTAAGGCAGGCCAAGGCCCTCCACCCCGAGGCCGTGGTCCTGGTCCACCCCGAGTGCACCGCCGAGGTCCAGGCCCTGGCCGATGCCATCCTCTCCACCTCCCAGATGGTACGCTACTGCGGGCAAAGCCCCGCCTCTACCTTCCTCATCGGCACTGAGGAGGGGCTCCTCTACCGGCTGAAGAAAGAGAACCCGGGCAAGACCTTCTATGTCCTCAGCCCCGGCCTGCTCTGCCCCAACATGAAGCGCACCCGCCTGGACGCCGTCCTCCGCACCATGGAGCTAAAGCGCAACGTCATCACCATCCCCGAGGGCATAAGGCTGAGGGCCAAGAGCGCCCTGGACCGGATGCTCCAGGTGGTGTGA
- the nadB gene encoding L-aspartate oxidase, giving the protein MMAYYDYIIIGSGIAGLYASLLARERGSVLVLTKASIDECNTRFAQGGIAAPVGRGDSPQLHYQDTIQAGAGLSDPEAVRVLVEEAADRINDLIRFGVPFDTQEGEVALAREAAHSVPRILHAGGDATGEHIETTLSRQARSNGVTINEHSLAVQLLVERGRARGVRAVDLASGREEEYQGRFIILATGGAGQLFRHTTNPGIATGDGIALAYEAGAEVMDMEFFQFHPTALRLPGAPPFLISEAVRGEGGILRNIRQEAFMKRYAPEGELAPRDVVARAILQEMTATGADHVYLDGTHLPPRTIITRFPHIYRFCLDWGLDITLSPIPVAPAAHYIMGGVRTNTWGETNISGLFAAGECACTGLHGANRLASNSLLETVVFAMRIVQHTEEANPNPAPAPAKECYSLPQREVPLNPLEDVSQLRDLLWEKAGIIRSGKGLEEAARKLAAWQKGLEPGLTRPQREKWNLVLVGRLLVEAALLREESRGAHYRSDFPHPSPMWQKHIIFRRQ; this is encoded by the coding sequence GTGATGGCCTATTATGACTACATAATCATTGGCTCGGGGATAGCCGGCCTTTACGCATCCCTCCTGGCCAGGGAGCGGGGCTCGGTCCTGGTGCTCACCAAAGCGAGCATTGATGAATGCAATACCCGCTTTGCCCAGGGGGGCATCGCCGCCCCCGTCGGCCGGGGCGATTCCCCCCAGCTCCACTACCAGGACACCATACAGGCAGGGGCCGGCCTCTCCGACCCCGAGGCCGTGAGGGTGCTGGTGGAGGAGGCCGCTGACCGCATCAACGACCTCATCCGCTTTGGGGTCCCTTTTGATACCCAGGAGGGAGAGGTAGCCCTGGCCCGCGAGGCCGCCCACAGTGTCCCCCGCATCCTCCACGCCGGCGGGGATGCTACCGGAGAGCACATCGAGACCACTCTCAGTCGCCAGGCAAGAAGCAACGGGGTAACCATAAACGAGCACAGCCTGGCAGTCCAACTCCTGGTGGAAAGGGGCAGGGCGCGGGGGGTGAGGGCCGTGGACCTGGCCTCGGGCAGGGAGGAGGAGTACCAGGGCCGGTTCATAATCCTGGCCACCGGGGGGGCAGGACAGCTCTTCCGCCATACTACCAACCCCGGTATAGCCACCGGGGACGGCATCGCCCTGGCCTATGAGGCGGGGGCCGAGGTCATGGATATGGAGTTCTTCCAGTTCCACCCTACCGCCCTGCGGCTCCCCGGCGCCCCACCCTTCCTTATCTCCGAGGCGGTGAGGGGAGAGGGGGGCATCCTGCGCAATATCCGCCAGGAGGCCTTCATGAAACGCTATGCCCCCGAGGGGGAGCTGGCCCCGCGGGACGTGGTAGCACGGGCCATCCTCCAGGAGATGACAGCCACCGGGGCTGACCATGTATATCTGGACGGCACCCATCTGCCCCCCAGGACCATCATCACCCGCTTCCCCCACATCTACCGCTTCTGCCTGGATTGGGGCCTGGATATCACCCTCTCCCCCATCCCCGTGGCCCCCGCCGCCCACTACATCATGGGGGGAGTCCGCACCAACACCTGGGGGGAGACCAATATCTCCGGCCTCTTCGCCGCCGGGGAATGCGCCTGCACAGGGCTTCACGGGGCCAACCGCCTGGCCTCCAACTCCCTCCTGGAGACCGTAGTCTTTGCCATGAGGATAGTCCAGCACACCGAGGAAGCAAATCCCAACCCGGCTCCCGCCCCGGCCAAAGAGTGCTATTCCCTGCCGCAAAGGGAAGTGCCTCTCAATCCCCTGGAGGACGTCTCCCAGCTCCGGGACCTTCTCTGGGAGAAGGCCGGCATCATCCGCTCCGGGAAAGGGCTTGAGGAGGCAGCCCGGAAGCTGGCGGCATGGCAGAAGGGGCTTGAGCCCGGGCTCACCCGCCCCCAGAGAGAGAAATGGAACCTTGTCCTGGTAGGCAGGCTCCTGGTGGAGGCGGCCCTCCTCAGGGAGGAGAGCCGGGGGGCCCATTACCGCTCTGACTTCCCCCATCCCTCCCCCATGTGGCAGAAACACATCATCTTCCGCAGGCAGTAG